In one window of Exiguobacterium sp. FSL W8-0210 DNA:
- a CDS encoding type IV toxin-antitoxin system AbiEi family antitoxin domain-containing protein, which translates to MILMSSNKRVPLKTAVYRELDTILPIMLAEGSVFSRVSLIAILNQLKQSMILKPAYGYGKFVTALIDLNVLKKVKFTLPNHSTTSRYVLIQGIETAVHPFEIALSLLPNSYLSHYSALFLNDLTNNVPKEIFINREQTKKPVDPQNILTQKKIDYAFNRPMRRTNQIASFHYEGREYLVHMLNGKYTGNLGIINKKSPQLSRKVRVTNLERTLIDCVVRPSYSGGPEEIMSAFKRAAEDISVNRLVGYLKKIDYKYPYQNPIAFYMVANGYKSNSMKLIKDHIDHEFIMYVGYQILNKKHHFQTNVYYPKNLLPDE; encoded by the coding sequence GTGATTTTAATGTCTTCAAACAAACGTGTTCCTTTGAAAACAGCAGTGTATCGAGAATTAGATACTATTTTGCCAATTATGCTGGCAGAAGGATCTGTTTTCTCTCGGGTAAGCTTGATAGCGATTTTAAATCAATTAAAACAATCTATGATATTAAAACCCGCATATGGATACGGGAAATTTGTAACTGCGTTAATAGACTTGAATGTTTTAAAAAAAGTGAAATTCACATTGCCTAATCATTCAACTACCTCTAGATATGTTTTGATTCAAGGAATCGAAACTGCAGTTCATCCTTTTGAGATCGCTTTAAGCCTACTACCCAATTCTTATTTATCGCATTACAGCGCGCTTTTTTTAAACGACCTTACAAACAATGTCCCTAAAGAAATTTTCATAAACAGGGAACAAACTAAAAAACCTGTGGACCCTCAAAACATTCTTACCCAAAAAAAAATAGACTATGCTTTTAATAGACCTATGAGACGAACAAATCAAATCGCAAGCTTCCATTACGAAGGACGCGAATATTTAGTCCACATGTTGAACGGTAAGTACACAGGGAACTTAGGAATCATAAATAAAAAATCACCACAACTTTCTAGGAAAGTCCGTGTCACAAACCTTGAAAGAACGCTCATAGATTGTGTAGTAAGACCTAGTTATTCAGGTGGACCAGAAGAAATCATGTCGGCTTTTAAAAGAGCTGCTGAAGATATCTCGGTTAATCGCTTAGTGGGATACCTGAAAAAAATAGACTACAAATACCCTTACCAAAATCCAATTGCTTTCTACATGGTGGCGAATGGTTATAAATCAAATAGTATGAAATTAATAAAAGACCATATAGATCACGAATTCATAATGTACGTAGGATATCAAATCTTGAATAAAAAACATCATTTTCAAACGAACGTTTACTATCCAAAAAACTTGTTACCTGACGAGTAA